In one Fusarium keratoplasticum isolate Fu6.1 chromosome 5, whole genome shotgun sequence genomic region, the following are encoded:
- a CDS encoding RNA helicase has product MAPGKEKRKSQRAWDALTPPLAEWILDAVATMGFSQMTPVQAATLPHFMGNKDVVVEAVTGSGKTLAFLIPLVQKLLRLGEPTKKHHVAAIIVSPTRELAAQIHTVLLSLLQFHEASAEVLPHLKGDEKRPATTSPAIVPQLLVGGTTTPAQDLSFFLRHSPNVLISSPGRLVELLSSPHVHCPQSSFEVLVLDEADRLLDLGFKPDLQKILSHLPKQRRTGLFSASVSEAVGEIIRVGLRNPVKIEVKVKMKDGGILEDRRTPASLQMTYMVKPASQKLPALAELLEGLPVRPQRSIVFLSTCAAVDYFQHILPSILPEGFALVPLHGKHPAKVREKNFNRFLTSVSPTILLTTDLAARGLDIPQVDLVVQIDAPSDPKVFIHRSGRAGRAGRKGLAVVMLHPGREEDYVKFLEIRKTPIVELEKPEVITSEDGAVAITKKIRDLVQEDRALFDKAQKGFVSWARSYGAHQATSIFRAADLDWEDLGNAWGLLRMPRMPELKNWKGDKMLGLEIDWDNYAYKEKAREQARKVALEEEKSGGKPDKKDENKRKRKNEAWSAKHEKEEERVERREKRHKRREAEKTAKMTDEEKVKQMELNELIAEVRKQNQAKAEKKDDEFEGFDD; this is encoded by the exons ATGGCGCCtggaaaggagaagaggaagagccagagaGCTTGGGATGCTCTCACTCCTCCCCTCGCAGAATGGATCCTTGATGCTGTCGCGACAATGGGCTTCAGCCAGATGACGCCTGTCCAAGCTGCAACTCTCCCCCATTTCATGGGAAACAAGGACGTTGTCGTCGAG GCTGTCACCGGTAGCGGCAAGACCCTCGCATTCCTCATCCCCCTCGTCCAAAAACTCCTTCGCCTCGGAGAGCCCACCAAGAAACACCACGTCGCTGCTATCATCGTCTCACCTACGCGCGAACTGGCTGCCCAGATCCATACAGTGTTGCTCTCGCTGCTGCAATTCCACGAAGCATCCGCCGAAGTCCTCCCACACCTCAAGGGCGATGAAAAGCGTCCCGCCACTACGTCCCCGGCCATTGTGCCCCAATTGCTCGTTGGAGGCACCACGACCCCGGCGCAGGATCTCAGTTTCTTCCTTCGACATAGTCCAAACGttctcatctcatcaccCGGTCGACTCGTCGAGTTGCTGTCGTCTCCTCATGTCCACTGTCCCCAGTCCTCGTTTGAGGTTCTGGTCCTCGATGAAGCCGATCGCCTTCTCGACCTAGGTTTCAAGCCCGATCTTCAAAAGATTCTATCACACCTTCCGAAGCAGCGAAGAACTGGCCTCTTTAGCGCCAGTGTCAGCGAAGCTGTCGGCGAGATTATCCGTGTTGGCCTAAGGAACCCAGTCAagatcgaggtcaaggtcaagatgaaggatggTGGTATCCTCGAGGATAGGAGGACACCTGCCAGTCTTCAGATGACATACATGGTCAAGCCCGCCAGCCAAAAACTTCCAGCCCTTGCCGAACTTCTCGAGGGGTTACCCGTAAGGCCACAGAGAAGCATCGTTTTCCTTTCTACTTGCGCAGCCGTCGACTACTTCCAGCACATCCTACCATCAATTCTGCCAGAAGGCTTTGCTTTGGTACCCCTACACGGCAAGCACCCTGCCAAGGTTCGCGAAAAGAACTTTAACCGTTTCCTCACCTCAGTATCGCCAACAATATTACTCACAACCGATCTGGCGGCTCGTGGTCTGGATATTCCCCAAGTTGATCTGGTAGTTCAGATTGACGCCCCCTCAGAcccgaaggtctttatcCACCGCAGTGGTAGAGCAGGACGTGCCGGCCGAAAGGGCTTGGCTGTGGTTATGCTACACCctgggcgagaagaagactACGTCAAGTTCTTGGAGATTCGAAAGACGCCAATTGTGGAACTAGAGAAGCCGGAAGTCATTACATCAGAGGACGGCGCTGTGGCGATTACTAAGAAGATCCGCGATCTGGTCCAAGAAGATAGGGCGCTCTTCGACAAGGCCCAGAAAGGTTTCGTGAGCTGGGCTCGAAGCTACGGCGCCCACCAAGCTACATCTATCTTCCGAGCTGCTGACCTTGACTGGGAGGACCTCGGAAATGCCTGGGGCTTGTTGCGCATGCCTAGGATGCCTGAACTCAAGAACTGGAAGGGTGACAAGATGCTCGGTCTGGAGATTGACTGGGACAACTATGCCTACAAGGAGAAGGCACGAGAACAGGCCAGAAAGGTTGCCCTCGAGGAAGAAAAGTCAGGCGGGAAGCCGGATAAGAAGGACGAGAACAAGCGCAAGCGCAAGAACGAGGCCTGGAGTGCAAAGcacgagaaggaggaggagcgcgTGGAGCGCAGGGAGAAGCGGCACAAGCGGcgtgaggctgagaagacggccaagatgaCGGACGAAGAAAAGGTTAAGCAGATGGAGCTTAACGAGCTTATTGCTGAGGTTCGCAAGCAGAATCAGGCcaaggcagagaagaaggacgacgaGTTTGAAGGATTCGACGATTAG